Proteins encoded by one window of Vanacampus margaritifer isolate UIUO_Vmar chromosome 17, RoL_Vmar_1.0, whole genome shotgun sequence:
- the cndp2 gene encoding cytosolic non-specific dipeptidase yields MAHLPALFQYVDEHQELYVQRLADWVGIQSVSAWPEKRGEIKKMMQMAAKDIERLGGTVEMVDIGQQKLPGGEEIPLPPIILGHLGSNPGKKTVCIYGHLDVQPATIDDGWDTEPFTLVEKDGKMYGRGSTDDKGPVLAWFNCIEAYQKIQQELPINIKFCFEGMEESGSEGLDELVFARKDDFFKDVDYVCISDNYWLGKTKPCITYGLRGICYFFIEVDGCEKDLHSGVFGGSVHEAMTDLITLMGSLVDRRGKILVPGMYDDVAPLTDDERQLYEKIEFDLEEYCKDVGVGQLLHSTKEDILMHRWRYPSLSLHGIEGAFSDVGAKTVIPRKVSGKFSIRLVPDMDPKVVEKKVIDYLRQKFAELESPNKLNVHMGHGAKAWVSDFNHPHYMAGRKAMKTVFGVEPDLTREGGSIPVTLTFQEATGRNVMLLPVGSSDDGAHSQNEKLNRLNYIQGIKMLGAYFHEVSQLQ; encoded by the exons ATGGCTCATCTTCCGGCTCTTTTCCAGTATGTGGATGAACACCAGGAGCTTTACGTGCAG CGCCTGGCGGATTGGGTGGGCATCCAGAGCGTCTCCGCTTGGCCGGAGAAGCGCGGCGAGATCAAGAAGATGATGCAAATGGCCGCCAAGGACATCGAGCGGCTGGGCGGCACAGTGGAGATGGTGGACATCGGGCAGCAGAAG CTTCCAGGCGGGGAGGAGATCCCGCTGCCTCCAATCATCCTGGGACACCTGGGCTCGAACCCGGGCAAGAAGACGGTGTGCATCTACGGCCACCTTGACGTCCAGCCCGCCACCATTGACGACGGCTGGGACACGGAGCCGTTCACCCTGGTGGAGAAAGATG gaaagatGTATGGAAGAGGCTCCACTGATGACAAGGGTCCAGTGCTCGCTTGGTTTAACTGTATTGAAGCCTACCAGAAGATCCAGCAG GAGCTTCCCATCAACATCAAGTTCTGCTTCGAGGGCATGGAGGAGTCGGGATCCGAAGGCCTGGACGAACTGGTCTTCGCGCGCAAGGACGACTTCTTCAAGGACGTGGACTACGTGTGCATCTCGGACAACTACTGGCTAGGCAAGACCAAACCTTGCATCACTTACGGCCTGAGAGGAATCTGCTACTTTTTCATCGAG GTGGACGGCTGTGAGAAGGACCTGCACTCGGGCGTGTTTGGCGGCTCTGTTCACGAGGCCATGACGGACCTCATCACACTTATGG GCTCCCTGGTGGACAGGAGGGGGAAGATCTTGGTTCCCGGCATGTACGACGACGTGGCTCCTCTGACCGATGACGAGAGGCAACTTTACGAGAAGATCGAGTTTGACTTGGAGGAATACTGCAAAGATGTCGGAGTCGGACAGCTACTGCACAGCACTAAG GAGGACATCCTAATGCACCGCTGGAGGTACCCCTCGCTTTCTCTGCATGGCATCGAGGGGGCTTTCTCCGATGTGGGCGCCAAGACGGTGATCCCCCGCAAAGTCAGCGGCAAATTCTCCATTCGCTTGGTGCCCGACATGGACCCCAAAGTTGTGGAGAAGAAG GTGATTGACTATCTGCGACAGAAGTTTGCTGAACTAGAGAGCCCGAACAAGCTGAATGTGCACATGGGCCACGGTGCCAAAGCTTGGGTGTCCGACTTCAACCACCCGCACTACATGGCGGGTCGCAAAGCCATGAAGACGG TCTTTGGCGTGGAACCGGACCTGACGCGCGAGGGCGGCAGTATCCCCGTCACCCTGACCTTCCAGGAGGCGACGGGACGCAACGTCATGCTGCTTCCCGTCGGTTCCTCTGACGACGGGGCACACTCCCAGAATGAGAAACTCAACAG ATTGAATTACATTCAGGGGATCAAGATGCTGGGCGCGTACTTCCACGAGGTGTCCCAACTGCAATAA
- the recql4 gene encoding ATP-dependent DNA helicase Q4 has protein sequence MDRYNEVKLLLKRWEQGFVKEHKRKPVKEDIDEASQETRNLYKEYHSLKLAKEKSSSGSNDATRNNTELSGTAPQKDCWGSHLNRSALPASSTRPLSTLDRDSLKASAQYYGFKLKNNLATLTHKEKPVSLKKARRVPVNSLKKDALSEQKSNTVTTSTDAESAHFSPTQVKPSLGAVVSDKLPPVDPEEPLEPFTPIPEPSKDSVSPGRTQVSPISSRDVENDLATSHGGIGTTGLGGLRITTTAGRPSPANRLSFVDRKWLERCQVFGELVAEEKPGAGNQEGCQPNGKDEEKRAEEKDAVTNIPVNPTSQKKTNTEDLAPPKEAGESPPNMSGKKRRRGEEIEEGGAQKRRKRKKNEEKDDGDGKKKRRRKKEKEDAEVEEDNATKSPKKVPHENLLGEIEEDFGTRRSYHVQPTRARGSKVTEGNFVKINLKKKSHVKGYALRGMALRKQMYMQKFQLKGERFGGAGGFFGRGRRGGFRGGHSRQGDTCFKCGGTGHWAVHCKGPAPPPSVREEQPAEEEEPFELPTLEEVARATGTLQPQPQVPGFKEEQEPENTGTDEALLNVIRPDYERPAPPPPVEPLYSLTDDGKVQGTPDDVFTALRELGYSSFRAGQEEAIMRILSGLSTLVVLSTGMGKSLCYQLPAYLYAKRSNCITLVISPLVSLMDDQLSGIPSNLKAACIHSNMTMKQRETAIQKVKAGLVCVLLLSPEALVGGGGASSGCLPSAQELPPVAFACIDEAHCVSEWSHNFRPCYLRLCKVLRERLGVRCLLGLTATATLSTALDIAQHLDIHDQDGIGVRSAAVPTNLHLSVSTDREKDQALVSLLKGDRFGCLDSVIVYCTRREETARVAALLRTCLQGVLLKENKHTSNNQVNPVGQKKKELARKKIRKPLKWQAESYHAGLSGSERRRVQNNFMCGELRIVVATVAFGMGLDKSDVRGIIHYNMPKSFESYVQEIGRAGRDGEPAHCHLFLDPEGMDLHELRRHIYSDTVDYYTVKRLVQKVFPPCKCKQIHQKQQQLIQEDVGDAELLEMMEMCDQESAGDAPPQHSTDHKKDDSDTSKELNMEVVADQEIGTSFEWPVERVCHTHERAVPIQETVEGLDITEEGVETLLCYLELHPQRFVELLHPTLSVCKVSFYEGPRQLRKITKICPPVAVVLARRRMAGERVESCDQLEFDVVEVADTMGWQLPLVKRGLRQLQWSTAGGRSGVLVEFASLSFYFRSYGDLSDEELDKVCRFLHKRVQDRERSQLYQLSACFKAFKSVAFKSVLSCVDDLDAGRSLRLKDLLSDYFDKRRERDFALEPLEPEDSLDQYKLLDWENQIRADIRSFLSNRSDEKFSGRAVARILHGIGSPCYPAQMYGRDRRYWRKYIQFDFNQLIKLATQEIIQLK, from the exons ATGGATCGCTACAACGAGGTGAAACTGTTGCTGAAAAGGTGGGAGCAGGGCTTTGTCAAGGAACACAAGAGGAAACCCGTCAAG GAGGACATTGATGAAGCTTCACAGGAGACCAGAA ATTTATACAAAGAgtaccatagtttgaaactggCCAAAGAGAAAAGCAGCAGCGGTAGTAACGATGCAACCAGAAATAACACTGAACTTTCTGGAACTGCACCTCAGAAG GACTGCTGGGGTTCCCATCTGAATCGCAGCGCATTACCAGCGTCTTCAACCAGGCCCCTTAGCACCCTGGATAGAGACTCGCTGAAGGCCTCGGCACAATATTACGGCTTCAAGCTCAAGAACAACCTGGCGACACTGACTCACAAG GAGAAACCTGTCTCGTTGAAAAAAGCTAGACGTGTGCCTGTGAACTCCTTAAAAAAGGATGCTCTAAGTGAACAGAAGAGTAACACTGTCACCACATCCACTGATGCAGAATCTGCCCACTTTTCACCAAC ACAGGTGAAGCCGAGCCTGGGAGCCGTGGTCTCCGATAAACTCCCCCCAGTGGACCCTGAAGAACCTCTTGAGCCGTTTACGCCCATTCCAGAACCGTCCAAAGATTCTGTTAGTCCCGGTAGGACTCAGGTGTCTCCTATCTCCAGTCGAGATGTAGAAAATGACTTGGCGACTTCACATGGAGGTATTGGAACCACGGGTCTAGGAGGGCTTCGAATAACGACCACCGCGGGAAGGCCTTCTCCCGCCAACCGGCTGAGCTTCGTGGACAGAAAGTGGCTGGAGAGATGTCAGGTTTTTGGTGAGCTGGTAGCCGAAGAGAAGCCTGGGGCAGGAAATCAGGAGGGATGTCAGCCAAATGGGAAAGACGAGGAGAAACGAGCGGAAGAGAAAGACGCCGTGACCAACATTCCAGTAAATCCCACTTCGCAAAAGAAGACAAATACTGAAGACCTGGCGCCACCGAAAGAGGCCGGTGAGAGCCCTCCAAACATGAGTGGGAAGAAAAGACGGCGAGGAGAGGAGATAGAGGAAGGAGGAGCCCagaaaaggaggaagaggaagaagaacgAGGAAAAAGATGATGGGGACGGAAAGAAGAAAAGACGAaggaagaaggaaaaagagGATGCTGAGGTGGAGGAAGACAATGCGACCAAGTCGCCAAAGAAG GTTCCTCATGAGAACCTGCTTGGAGAAATCGAGGAAGACTTTGGCACCAGGAGATCATATCATGTGCAGCCAACCCGAGCCAG AGGCTCCAAAGTGACAGAGGGCAACTTTGTGAAGATCAACCTGAAGAAGAAATCTCACGTCAAAGGATATGCGCTGCGAGGAATGGCTTTGCGTAAACAA ATGTACATGCAGAAGTTCCAGCTGAAAGGCGAACGTTTCGGTGGCGCTGGTGGCTTTTTCGGTAGAGGCCGGCGAGGTGGCTTCCGTGGCGGCCATAGCCGCCAGGGCGACACCTGCTTCAAATGCGGCGGCACTGGACACTGGGCCGTCCACTGCAAGGGACCAG cgcCACCGCCGTCTGTTCGTGAGGAGCAGCCCGCTGAGGAAGAGGAGCCCTTCGAGCTGCCCACCCTGGAGGAGGTTGCCAGGGCGACGGGTACACTGCAGCCACAGCCGCAAGTTCCTGGTTTCAAAGAAGAACAAGAACCAGAGAACACCGGCACGGACGAAGCTCTGCTCAACGTCATCCGTCCCGACTATGAGCGTCCGGCGCCTCCGCCGCCCGTCGAGCCGCTTTACAGCCTCACCGATGATGGCAAAGTTCAGG GGACGCCCGATGACGTCTTCACCGCTCTCCGAGAACTCGGCTACAGCTCGTTCAGGGCAGGACAGGAGGAAGCCATCATGAGGATCTTGTCAG GTCTCTCCACTCTGGTGGTGTTGTCAACGGGGATGGGGAAGTCGCTTTGCTATCAGCTGCCGGCTTACTTGTACGCCAAGCGGTCCAATTGCATCACTTTGGTCATCTCCCCTCTCGTCTCGCTCATGGATGACCAG CTGTCTGGGATTCCATCCAACCTGAAAGCAGCCTGCATCCACTCCAACATGACGATGAAACAGCGAGAAACCGCCATACAAAAG GTGAAGGCGGGTCTGGTGTGCGTGCTGCTGCTCTCGCCCGAAGCGTTGGTTGGCGGAGGCGGCGCCAGTTCGGGATGCCTGCCCTCAGCGCAGGAGCTCCCCCCTGTGGCCTTCGCGTGTATCGACGAAGCCCACTGCGTGTCGGAATGGTCGCACAACTTCCGGCCGTGCTACCTCAGGCTTTGCAAA gtgtTGAGGGAACGCTTGGGCGTGCGATGCTTGCTTGGGCTCACAGCCACGGCCACATTGTCGACAGCTTTGGACATCGCCCAACACTTGGACATCCACGACCAGGATGGCATCGGGGTCCGATCTGCCGCCGTGCCCACCAACCTGCACCTTTCCGTGTCCACGGACCGAGAGAAAGATCAG gccCTGGTGTCCTTATTGAAAGGCGATCGTTTCGGCTGCCTGGACTCGGTCATCGTTTACTGCACCAGGAGGGAGGAGACGGCCCGTGTGGCTGCACTGCTCAGGACCTGCCTGCAGGGGGTGCTATTGAAAGAAAATAAGCATACCAGCAATAACCAAGTCAACCCAGTGGGGCAAAAGAAGAAAGAACTTG CAAGGAAGAAGATTCGTAAACCTTTGAAGTGGCAGGCCGAGTCTTACCATGCCGGCCTCTCGGGGTCGGAACGCCGTCGGGTTCAGAACAACTTCATGTGCGGCGAGCTGCGGATCGTGGTAGCCACCGTGGCGTTTGGAATGGGCCTGGACAAATCTGACGTGCGCGGCATCATTCACTACAACATGCCGAAG AGCTTCGAGAGTTACGTCCAAGAAATCGGGAGAGCGGGACGAGACGGAGAACCGGCCCACTGTCACCTCTTCCTTGATCCTGAA GGTATGGACCTCCACGAGCTACGGCGTCACATCTATTCCGACACAGTCGACTACTACACGGTGAAGCGGCTGGTCCAGAAAGTCTTCCCGCcgtgcaaatgtaaacaaatccaCCAGAAACAACAGCAGCTGATCCAG GAGGATGTCGGTGATGCTGAGCTTTTGGAGATGATGGAGATGTGCGATCAGGAAAGCGCTGGCGACGCACCTCCGCAGCATTCCACAGATCATAAAAAAGACGATTCCGACACCTCAAAAGAACTCAACATGGAGGTTGTGGCTGACCAGGAAATAGGAACCTCCTTTGAGTGGCCCGTGGAACGAGTTTGTCATACTCACGAGAGAGCCGTCCCCATCCAGGAAACGGTTGAGGGTCTGGACATCACAGAAGAAG gtgTGGAGACACTGCTCTGCTATCTGGAGCTACATCCTCAGCGTTTTGTGGAGCTTCTCCACCCGACGCTGTCTGTGTGCAAAGTCAGCTTTTACGAAGGACCCAGACAGCTCAGAAAAATCACTAAAAT CTGCCCGCCCGTTGCCGTGGTGCTGGCCCGGAGGCGCATGGCCGGCGAGCGAGTGGAGTCGTGCGACCAGCTGGAGTTTGACGTGGTGGAGGTGGCCGACACGATGGGATGGCAGCTCCCATTGGTCAAGAGGGGACTCAGGCAGCTGCAGTGGAGCACCG CTGGTGGGCGGAGTGGCGTCCTCGTGGAATTCGCTTCCCTGTCCTTCTACTTTCGCTCTTACGGCGACCTGAGCGACGAGGAACTGGACAAGGTGTGCCGCTTCCTGCACAAGCGCGTGCAGGATCGAGAGAGGTCGCAGCTCTACCAGCTGAGCGCCTGCTTCAAGGCCTTCAAAAG CGTGGCCTTCAAAAGCGTGCTGTCCTGCGTGGACGACTTGGACGCGGGGCGCAGTCTCCGGCTCAAGGACCTTCTGTCCGACTACTTTGATAAGCGGCGGGAAAGAGACTTCGCCCTGGAACCGCTGGAACCGGAAGACAGCCTGGACCAGTACAAG CTCTTGGACTGGGAGAATCAGATCCGAGCGGACATAAGGAGCTTCCTATCCAACAGAAGTGATGAGAAGTTCTCGGGAAGAGCCGTTGCCCGAATCCTTCATGGCATCG GAAGTCCTTGCTACCCCGCCCAAATGTACGGCAGAGACCGACGCTACTGGCGGAAGTACATCCAGTTTGACTTCAACCAGCTCATCAAGTTGGCCACTCAGGAGATCATTCAATTGAAGTAA